A region of the Geomonas subterranea genome:
TTCGGTTACAGCACGACCTCCGCAGGCGCCAAGCCCACCGTCATCGACGCCGGTTCCATGAGCGTCATCCCCTCCATTCACAAGGTGACGCAGGCTCCCAAACGGATGAGCAGCACCAGGACCCGCGGCAGCGAGCAGGATTTCCGTGCCACCAAGGCCTCCATCGAGGCGTACCTGATGAAGGCGGGGGCGCAGAACAAGGTCTCCGTTTCGGTGACCCAGCGCGGCCTGGTGGTGAGCCTGAAGGAGGCGGGATTCTTCGACAGCGGGAGCGCCACGCTCAAGCAGAGTTCGCTGACCCTCCTGAAGGACGTCATCGCCTCCCTGGCCAGCTATTCCAACGCGGTCCGCGTCGAGGGGCACACCGACAACATTCCCATCAGTACCGCCTCCTTCCCGTCCAACTGGGAGCTCTCCACCACGCGTGCCACCAACGTGCTGCAGTATCTCACCAAACAGGAAGATTTCGACCCCGCCAGGATCTCCGCGGCCGGCTACGGCGAGTACCGCCCGGTAGCCGACAACAGCGACGAAGAAGGGCGCGCCAAAAACCGCCGCGTCGACATCGTCCTTCTCTCCGAGCAGAGCGAGCGCAACGAGCCGTAGTCTCGGCGCGCGTCCGAGGGTCCGCCTATTAAAAGGGGACTGGCTCCGCCAGGTGCCTGTCCCCTTTTAATGGGCGGACGCCCTGTCAAACAAATGACCCCATCATCACCGCCCTACCATAAACCCTATTCTTTTCAATGTATTAGCCACCTGGCTACTCCGCTGGTACGGTAGTTGCTCACGTGTAGTGGTCGACCCATCACCACTGAGAGGTTTCTATCATGAAAGTTTCCATGCCCAGCGGCTCCATGCATGGCTGGGGCATTGCCGGCACCTACCTCGAGCGCGAGATCGCCCAGCTCCCCCCGGTACCGGGGGTGACGCTGCATTGCATGTCGCAGAACCTCGCGCCGCTGAACCCCGAGGCCTGGGACAGCATCAACATCGGCTACTGCTTCTTCGAGAACAGCATCGAGATCCTCAACTTCACCCGTCAGGCCGCGCGCCAGTGGGACTTCATCGTGGCCGGCTCCAAGTGGTGCGAGTACCTGCTCCGAATCGGCGGGGTGAAAAACTGCTGCACCATCCTCCAGGGGGTCGACCCCGAACGCTTCTACCCGCTGCCGCTCCCGCCGGATGACCGCTTCGTGGTCTTCTCCGGCGGCAAGTTCGAACTCAGGAAAGGGCAGGACCTGGTCATCGTCGCCATGAAGGTGCTGATGCAGCGCCACAGTGACGTCTACCTCTCCTGCAGCTGGACCAACCAGTGGCCCTTTTCACTTCTCACCATGGAAAACTCCCCTTTCATCACCTACCGCCACGACGACGAGGACTTCCTGAGCGTCCCGGGACGCTGCGCACTCGATAACGGGCTCGACCCGGCGCGCACCTTCGTGCACCCGCTGGTGCACAACGACGCCATCAGGGAAATCTTCGCCGGTACCCACGTGGGCCTGTTCCCGAACCGCTGCGAAGGGGGGAACAACATGGTGATGTGCGAGTACATGGCCTGCGGCAGGTCGGTGATCGCCTCCGACACGAGCGGCCACGCCGACGTGATCAACTCCACCATCGCCTACCCGCTCACCCGCTACCGCCCCATGGTGATCAACAGCGGCGGCGTGCAGACCGGCGTCTGGGAGGAACCGGACCTGGAGGAGATCATCGAAACGCTGGAACAGGTCTACCGCAACCGGCACGAACTCCCGGGTAAGGGGGCGCTGGCCGCCGAGGAGATGAAGAGGCTCACCTGGGGGGGCGCCGCGCGCCAGTTCCACTACCTGGCTACCAAGCTCGCCAACCAGGCGGAGCTCGCCCGGATGCGGGATGCCTAGCCTCATGATGCACAAGGACGACATGGCGCAGGAGTTCTCCCGCGCCCTGCAACTGCAGCGCGCCGGGCGCCTGGCCGAGGCGGAGCCGCTCTACCGCGGATTGGCCTCGGCGGGAGGGGCGCTGGCCGCCGACGCCCATATCAACCTCGGGGCGCTCCTCGATGAGACGGGGCGCCACGAGGAGGCGCTCGAGGAGTACCGCACGGCGCTCTCCCTACGGGAAGGCGACCCGCTCGCCCTGAACAACATGGGCTCTTCACTCTTTAAACTGGGACGCTTCGCCGAGGCCGCCGGGTTGTTCCGCCTCGCGCTTGTCAAGGCGCCCGACGCACTGGAGCCGGCCATCGCACTGGGAGGTGCGCTGCAGCGCAGCGGTGACGTTGACGGCGCCATCGCCTGCTTCAGGGACCTGGTGCGGCGCCGCCCCGACTGCGCCGACGCGCACTGGAACCTGGCCCTGGCCCTCCTCATGGCCGGCGAATTCCGGGAGGGGTGGGCGGAGTACCAGTGGCGCTGGCAACGGGACGACTTCACCTCGCCCAGGCGCGGCTTCCACGCGCCCGCCTGGGACGGCGCTCCGCTCGACGGCCGGCGCATCCTCGTGCACGGGGAGCAGGGGTTCGGGGATACCATCCAGTTCGCCCGCTACCTACCCATGGTGGCGCAGCGCGGCGGCATCGTCATCGCCGAGTGCCAGTCGGCCGCGCTGGCCCCCATCCTGCGCGGCATGCCGGGGGTGGCCGAGGTCTGCGTCATGGGGGAGCCGCTCCCCCCCTTCGACGTCGAGGTCCCACTGCTTTCGCTGCCGCACCTCTTCGATACGACCCTCGCCACCGTTCCCAACCACGTCCCCTACCTCTCCCCGCCGCCGCAGAGGCTCGGGCTCTGGCGGGCGAAGCTCTCCGCGGACGCGGGCTTCAAGGTGGGGGTGGTGTGGGCCGGCAAGCCGGTTCCCGACCCGTTCCGCTCCTGCCCGCTCGCGGCCCTGGCGCCGCTTGGCGGCATCCCGGGGGCGACGCTGTACTCGCTGCAGGTGGGCGAGGCGGCGGCCGCGCCGGGGGAGTACCCGGGGCTCATCGACTTCACCTCCGCCATCCGCGATTTCGGCGACACCGCCGCCTTCATCGCCCAGCTCGACCTGGTTATTTCCATCGATACCTCCGTGGCGCACCTGGCCGGGGCGCTGGGGAAGCCCGTCTGGCTGATGCTTCCCATGGCGGGCGACTACAGGTGGCTGTGCGGACGGGAGGATTCACCCTGGTACCCAACCATGCGCCTGTTCCGGCAGCAGACCCAGGGGGAGTGGGGCGAGGTGGTCGAGCGCCTGGCCGCGGCCCTCGCCGCTGCCGTGCAGGAGTTCCTGGAGCGGCGGCTCGCGGCGCACCCCTTCGACGGCGGTAGCCACTATCTCCTGGGCGCCTTCCTGGCCGCGGCGGGAAAGCCGCGCGAGGCGACGGTCCGCTTCACCAAGGCCGCCCAGCTTCTGCCCCGGCAGTGGCAGCCGCACTATGCCCTGGCGCAGGCACTGCAGCAGCAGGGGCGGTTCGCCGAGGCGGCGGTGAGCCTGGAAGAGGCGCTCGCCCTGGAACGGGAGGTGCCCGAACTGCACGAGGGGGTGGGGATCGTGAAGCAGGTGCTGGGGGAGCTGGAGGGTGCGCTGCAAAGCTACCGCGAGGCCCTGCGGCTTGACCCCGCCCTGGTCAAGGCACGCTACAACCTGGCAACGACTCTGAAGGAGCTGGGGCGCTTCGAGGAGGCGCTTGGCGAGTTCAGGGAAGTGGTGCGGCGCTCCCCGGGGTACGCGGATGCGCACTGGAACCTGGCGGTCTTCCTGCTCATGAACGGGGAGCTTCCCGAGGGGTGGCGCGAGTTCTCCTGGCGTTTCCAGAAAAGCAGCCAGGCGCCGCTGCGCAGGTGGGAGGAGTACCCCGCCTGGGACGGCGCGCCGCTCTCGGGGAGGACCATCCTCCTCTACGGCGAGCAGGGGGCGGGGGACACGCTCCAGTTCGTGCGCTACGCACCGCTGGTGGCCGGGCGCGGGGGGCGGGTGCTGATCGAGGTGCAGTCGCCCGGGCTCGTGCCGCTGGTGGAGACGGTGGCCGGCGTCGAGGCGGTCTTCGCCTGCGGCGACACCATCCCGCGGTTTGAGCTGCAGGCGTCGCTCATGGACCTGCCGGGGATCTTCGGGACCGACCTTGCCGGCATACCGGCAGAGGTCCCCTACCTGCACGTCGATCCCGCCCGGCTGGCGGCGTGCGGCTCCCTCTTCCCCGACGACGGCAGCCTCAAGGTGGGGCTCGCCTGGCGGGGGAACCCCGGACACCCCAACGACCTGAACCGTTCGCTTGCGGCGGAAAAGCTCTCCGCGCTCTCCGCGCTTTCCGGTGTGGGGTTCTACTCCCTGCAGTTCGGCGCCGGGGGCGAGCTCGCCGGGATCCTCCCCGTGACCGATCTCACCCCGGCCATCCGCGACTACGCGGACACCGCCGCGCTCGCCGCCCGGCTCGACCTGGTGCTTTCGGTGGACACCTCGGTGGCGCACCTCTGCGGGGCGCTGGGGCTCCCGGTATGGCTCCTGGTCCCCTTCGTGCCGGACTGGCGCTGGCTGACCCGCCGCGACGACTCGCCATGGTACCCGACCATGCGGCTGTTCCGGCAATCCGCCCCGGGGGATTGGGATGGCGTGCTGCAGCGGGTGGTGCGCGCCCTGGGCGAGCTCATTGCGACAAAACGGGGGGCACGGCAGGCACCGGCGGCGGATTCGATGCGGCAGGCCGAGCGCTACAACGACGAGGGGTGCACCCTCGACGGCGCGGGCAGACATGCCGAGGCCATCGCGCGCTACCGGCAGGCCGTCGCGCTCTGTCCCGGCTTCGCGGCACCGCACTACAACATGGGCAACAGTCTCTACATCTTGGGGCGGTTCGCCGAGGCTGCCGGCTGCTACCGGCACGCCCTGGCCGCCGATCCGTCCCTGGCGCAGGCATGGCACAACCTGGCCCTGACCCTCAAGGAGCAGGGTGAGTTCGAGGGGGCGCTGCAGGCGCTGCAGCGGGCGGTCGCGGTCGCGCCGGACTACCTGGAGGCCCGGCACAACCTGGGCGAGCTGCAGCACGCCATGGGGGACCTCGACACGGCCGCCGCCACCTTCCGCGCCATCCTGGCCGACGACCCCGGCTACCTCCCCTCCTGGAACGCGTTCGGTATCACGCTGCAGGTGCAGGGACGGCTGGAAGAGGCGGTGGCGTGCTACCGCCATGCGCTGCGCATAAAGCCCGACTACCTGCACGCGCTCAACAACCTCGGTGCCGCAAGCCGCGCCCTGTGCGACGTCGACACGGCCGTCGACTGCTACCGGAAGGTGCTCGCCCTCGATCCCGGCTATGCCGACGCGCGCTGGAACCTGGCCCTGGTGCAACTGCAGCTGGGGAGTACCGGGACGGCTGGCAGGGGTACCGAGCGGCGCTTCGACAAGGTGGATCCCTCCCGCGCCTGAACCTGCCGCAACCGCTTTGGGACGGCTCTCCCCTCCAGGGAAAGACCATCCTGCTCCACGCCGAACAGGGGTTTGGCGACACCTTCCAGTTCGTGCGCTACGCGCCTCTCCTGGCGGCGCAGGGGGCGACCGTACTGGTGCAGTGCCAGGCCAGGCCGATAGCGCCGGTGCTGGCCACGGTGCCGGGCGTGGCGCGGGTGCTGGTGCGGGGCGAACCACTCCCCGCGTTCGACTGTCACGCGCCCCTCATGAGTCTGCCGCACCTGTGCGGCACGCTCCTGGAGACGATCCCGGCGCCCATCCCGTACCTTGCTGCCGATGCTACCCTGGTGGAGCGCTGGCGCGCCGCCATGCCGCAGGGCGCTTTCCGCGTCGGGCTCGTGTGGGCGGGTAGGAAAACGTACAAGGACGATCTGAAACGCTCGCTTACCCTCTCGCTCTTCGCGCCGCTGGCGCAGGTTGCCGGGGCCCGCTTCTGCGCCCTGCAGGTCGGGGACGGGGCGGAACAGGCCGCGACCCCGCCGCCGGGGATGGAACTGACCGACCTCGGCGCCGGGATCAAGAGCTTCGCGGACACCGCCGCCATCCTGACCCAGCTCGACCTGGTCATCTCGGCCGACACCGCCGTGGCCCACCTGGCCGGGGGGCTCGGGGTGCCGGTCTGGGTGCTCCTCCCCATGGCCTGCGACTGGCGCTGGCTCATGGAGCGGGAGGATTCCCCCTGGTACCCGACCGCCCGGCTGTTCCGCCAGAAGCGCCGGGGCGAGTGGGGCGAAGTGCTGGAGCGGGTGGCGCGGCAGCTGGAACTGCTGGTCCGGGCCAAAGGAGATCGATAGTAGATGCAAAGCCGCGACGAATTGAAACAGGCCCTGGCGGAAAACCGCGTCGAGCGGGCGGACGAGCTGTGCCGGGAGCAGTTGCGGGAGACGCCCGAGGACGTCGACCTGCTTACCCTCTCGGGCGTGCTCGCGCGTCTCCTGGACCGCCCGGACCAGGCGCTGGAGGCCTTCTCCCGCGCCGCGACCCTCGACCCGGCGCAGGCCGAGCTGCACAACAACCTCGGCGTGATCCTCGAGGACCTGGGACGGTTCGAGGAGGCGCAGCAGCGCTACCGTGCCGCTCTGGAGCTGAAGCCCGATTACCCGGAAGCGATGGGAAACCTCGGCAACGCGCTTCTCAAGCTGGGGCGCCTGGACGAGGCCGTGGCGCGCTTTTGCGACGCCATAGCGCTCGACCCCGGCTACGGCAACGCCTACTACCACCTGGGGCACGCCCTGCGCGCGCAGGGAGAGTGGCAGGGGGCGGCGCGATGCTACAGGAAGGTGGTCGACCTGCAGCCGGACCACCTGAAGGGGTGGGTGAACCTGGGAGGTTCGCTGCTCGCCCTCAACGATTTCGAAGAGGCACTGGCCGCCCTGCGCATGGCGCTGTCGCTCGATCACGACAGCGTCGACGCCCACTGGAACCTCGCCCTCGTCCTCCTCGCCCTCGGGGAGTACCGTGAGGGGTGGCGCGAATACCAGTGGCGCCTGAAGGACCCGGCCGGGGGCTTTTCCGCCGGGGTCCCGGGAAGGCAGATGTGGGACGGGTCGCCGCTTGCGGGGCGGACCCTGCTCGTGCGGGCCGAGCAGGGGTTCGGCGACGCCATCCAGTTCTTCCGCTACGCCCGCCTGCTGGCGCGCCGCGGTGAAAAGGTGGTGCTCGAGTGCCGCCGCGAACTGCTGCCGCTTTTCGCCGCGCAGGGAGACCCGATGCTGCTCTGCGCCGCCGGTGACGCTCCCCCCCCCTTCGACACCTTCACGTATCTCATGAGCCTGCCGCACCTTCTGGGGACCACCCTCGAATCCATCCCGCCGCAGGGGGCGCCGCTCCGGGCCGATGCAGCGCTCAGAGAGCTGTGGCGCGAGCAGGCGGCCAAGGGCCCGGGGCTCAAGGTAGGGGTGGTCTGGGCGGGTAGCGCCGGTTACAAGAGGGACCGCTACCGCTCGCTCCCGGCGCGGGCCTTGGCCCCCCTGGCGTCGCTGCCGGGGGTGACCCTGTTCAACCTGCAGCTGGGCGCGGCTGCCGAGGACCTGGCCATCCTGTCCGCTGCCGGTACCGTTATCGACCTCACTCCCGCCCTCAAGGACTTCGCGCACACCGCCGCCTTGATCGACAACCTCGACCTGGTGGTCTCGGTCGACACCGCCGTGGCCCACCTCGCGGCGGCCATGGGGAAGCCGGTGCACCTCCTGCTCCCCTTCTCCTGCGACTGGCGCTGGCTGCACGGCCGCTCCGACTCCCCCTGGTACCCGAGCGTGACCCTGCACCGCCAGCCGGCTCCGGGGGAGTGGCAGCCGGTGGTCGACTCCGTCAGGGGCCGGATCGCCGCTCTTTGCGGCGGGGGAGGGCAGGACCCGAACCTGTTGTTTCGCGAGGCGAACCGGCTCAGGATGCAGGGGGATACCGACGGCGCCGTCACCCTCTACCGCGCCCTCCTGGCCCGGCTCCCGGAGTGCGCCGAGGTCTACAACAACCTGGGGCTCGCCCTGCAGGACCAGGGGCTTTGGGCCGAGGCGGAGGCGAGCTACCGGCGCGCCATGGAGCTGAAGCCGCAGTTGGCCGACGCCTACAACAACCTGGGGACGCTCCTGGTCGGCCGCGCGGAGCACGACGACGCCGAGCCCCTCTTTCGGCGCGCCGTCGCACTCGACCCGGCCTACCTCCCCGCCTATGTGAACCTGGGTTCCTGCCTGCAGGTGCTGGAAGAGCCGGCCCAGGCGGTCGATCTGTACCGCCATGCCATCGCGCTCGACCCCGGCTACCTGGAGGCGCGCATCAACCTCGGCACCGCCTGGCAGGATCTCATGCAGCCGCAGCAGGCCATAGAAACCTACCGGGAACTGTTGCGCCTGGCGCCCGAACACCCGGAGGCCCACTGGAACCTCGCCCTGAGCCTGCTGTCGGTGGGGGATTTTCAAGAGGGGTGGCGCGAGTACGAGTGGCGCCTGGCGGGATGCCAACCGGAGCTCGCCGTCCCGCTCTGGCGCGGCGAGGAGCTTTCCGGGCGCACCATCCTGTTGCAGTGCGAGCAGGGGCTGGGCGACACGCTGCAGTTCATCCGGTACGCGCCGCTGGTGGCGCAGCGGGGAGGGCGGGTGGTGGTGCGCTGCCAGATCCCGGCGCTCAAGCCCCTCCTGGCGCGGGTTCCCGGAGTGGCGGCGGTCTACGCGCCGGCAGACGAGCTCCCGCCCTGCGACTGGCAGGTCCAGCTCCTTAGCCTGCCGCACCTGTTCGGGACCACGCTCGAAAAGATGCCTCCCTGGCGCCCCTACCTCTTCCCCGAGGAGCGGCGCGCCGCGCTCTGGAGCCTCATGCTGGAGGAGGGGGCGACGCTCAAGGTCGGGCTGGTCTGGCGCGGGGGGCCGCTTCCCAGAAACCGCGCCTGCCCGTTCAAGGAGTTCGCCCCTCTTGCCGATATGCCGGGTGTGATATTTTATTCCCTGCAGCTGGGCGAGGCCCCGGATCCGGACCTCCTCCCCGCCGTCGACCTCGCGCCGCAGATCAAGGACTTCGGCGACACCGCCGCCATCCTGGCCGGGCTCGACCTGCTCGTCACGGTGGACACGGCGGCGGCGCACCTGGCCGGCGGCATGGGGATGCCGGTCTGGCTCCTCCTCCCTTACTCATGCGACTGGCGCTGGTTCGCCGAGCGCGAGGACTCCCCCTGGTACCCCGCCATGCGCATCTTCCGGCAGGGGCGCCCCGGCGACTGGCCCGGCGTGATGGGGCGGATCCGTGCCGCCCTGCAAGAGAGGTTGAGCTGCCAATAATTTGACAAAAATAATCGTAAGGTGGCGCTTTTCCGTTAAAGTTCTGGGGCCGCCGTGTCGATATTCTTTACAAACGCGCAGGACGCGCCGGCGATGAGGGGGTGAAATTCATCAGTTACTCGCCGTAGGGCAGGATGCCCGATAGTGAAGAAGACAGCATCGGCACGGTTTTCAACCCGGCAAGAATGCCGGCAAACACCCAGAAAAGGAGAAGTACCATGGCAACTAGCGACATCTCTCTCACCGCAGGCATGAGGACCAACCTTCTCAACCTCCAATCGACCAGCAAGCTCCTGAACAGGACCCAGGAAAGGCTCTCTTCCGGCAAGCAGGTCAACAGCGCTCTGGACAACCCGACCAACTACTTCGCAGCACAGAACGCCAACCAGCGCGCCAGCGACCTCGCCGACCGTAAGGACGGCATGGCCGAGGCGGTTCAGACGGTTTCGGCTACCAATGCAGGTATCACCGCCATCACCGGCCTGATCAACGCAGCAAAAGGTATCGCGCAATCCGCCCTTTCCACCAGCGACACCGGCACCAGGTCGAAACTGGCCACCCAGTACGACACCATTCGTAGCCAGATCGACAACATCTCCTCTGACTCCGGTTACCGTGGTCTGAACCTGCTGAGCTCCACCAACACCCTGACCGTAAACTTCAACGAAGATGCGAGCTCCAGCCTCAACGTCGTCGGCTTCCTCGGCAACGCAAGCGGCCTGAGCCTCAGCGGCGCCAGCGGCAGCTGGGCTACCAACTCCGACATCACCACCGACACGGCGAAGATGGATACGGCGATCTCGACCCTCAGGTCGAACACCCAGACCCTGGCGGCGAACCTGAACATCATCACCACCCGTCAGAACTTCACCGACTCCATGATCAACACGCTGCAGACCGGTGCTGACAACCTGACCCTGGCCGACATGAACCAGGAAGGTGCCAACATGCTGATGCTGCAGACCCGTCAGAGCTTGGGTACCACCTCGCTCTCGATGTCTTCGCAGGCAGCCCAGGCAGTACTCAGACTGTTCTAACCCTAGCTTTGCGGAGCGGGGTAACCCGCTCCGCAAGCCCTCTTCAGAGGGGGTAGCATATGTTAATAGATCGACTGCAACCCGAGAGCGTTTCAGTCAGCAGTTCCTCTCCCCAACTCACCTCCCTCTCCAGCTCTGTCCAAAATCCCCAACCAGAAAAGCAGAAAGCCGAAGACCCCGCAATCACAGACCAGGTGCTCTTTTCCGGGCAGGGAGACCGCAGGCTGGCGGGTATCCGCCTGCAAAACGAGCGGCAAAACAGCGCCGCAGCCGCCATCAGGGAGACGGACAAGGCGGCCCAGGATCTGGGTCAAAAGATTGACAAGCTGAAGGAACCTCTGGAAACGATAGTTAAAAATTTTCCTCCCTTCGCACCGCAAGACAAGGAAAGGGTCAGGCTCCTGAGAAGCTACACGGCGCTTCGCAAGGAGATCGACCAGCTCACTCTTCCTCCCCCTCCTTCCATCGTCGAGGCCCGCAAGCAGGTGGCGCTTCCCGAGCCGCTCGGTATGAATGCGGACGACAGTCAAATTGCTGACCACGTGGACAAACTTGACGCGGCGGCGCAGTCGCTGACGGCGCTGCGCGGCGACATTGCCGCCGGGACCACCTCGTTTGTGGCCGACGGGCGTTTCGCCAGCATCTTCTCCGCGCCCAAGGGCCCGGAAACACAGGTTTCGGAGCCCATCGCCAGCGAATCGCGCGCGGCAGAAAAAAGTGCCGAGATTGGCCAGCAATTTGCAGAATCGGTAACTCAGGGGGTGGCGCAACAGCACCCTCAATTCCTGAAAGGGTTGAGTTAACCGACATGTCCCTGAAAATTACCTTGAAGAGCAACGAGCGGCTGATCGTAGGCGGCGCCGTGGTCAGAAACGGCGGCAAGGGGACGGTTCTCTTCATCGAGAACACGGTCCCCATACTGCGCGAAAAGGACATCCTGGGCGAAAAGGACACCACCACGCCCTGCAAGAGGGTCTACTTCACCATCCAGCTCATGTATATCGACGAGCCGAACGTCCCGAACTACGTCAAGGCGTACTCGGAACTGGCGGCCGAGATACTGAAGGCGGCCCCGAGCACCAGGAGCTACATCGAGCAGTTGAACGAACGGATAGAGGCCGGGAACTACTACCAGGCACTCAAACTTGCGAAGAATCTCATCGAGTACGAAGAGGAGCTACTGAAAAATGCAAACTAACAACGCGATCAAGGAGTACGTCGGTATCCAGAAGGAGAGCATGTCGGGACGCGAGCTCGAAGCCTCCGTGCTGACCAAGGCGGGGCTGATGCTCAAGGCCGTCCAGGAAAACTGGGATGCCCCGGACCGCGAAGCCAAGATGCTGGAGGCGATAAAGTACAACCAGAAGGTCTGGAGCTTCTTCCAGGCCGAGCTGACCGAGCCCAACCACCCGATGCCCAAGAAGCTGCGCGAGGACCTCTTGAACCTGAGCCTGTTCGTGGACAAGAGGTTCTTCGAGGTGATGGCTTTCCCGACCGCGGAAAAGCTCTCCATCGTCATCGACATCAACTTCAACATCGCCGCGGGCTTGCGGACCAACCCCGAGAACGCGGGTTAGTCGCCGAAGCAGCTGATCTTCGAGGGGGATTGCCACAGGGTGGTCCCCCTCGCTCACGTTCTCACGCGTCGCTATCCCCGCGCGCCCGCATCATCCCGCCCAAGCAGAACATCAAAACCTCGAAACCAAAACCATCAGCCACGGAGAAAATCTGAGGAAATCCGAGAAAGCCTAAAAACACAAGCACGACACTTTGGGGTAAACCCAAAGACGTTAGGTTCCCTCAGAAGTTCTCAGATTTCCTCCGTGGCTAGCTTTTCGCGCGACGTCGCCCAAAGCTCCGCCAGCACCCCCTCCAGTTCCCGCGTGACGCCGGCCGCGTCCAGAAGCGGCGAGCGCCGCATCCTTTCCCGGGCACCCGCCCGGAACTCCCGTAGCGTCTCCCGGTCGCGCGCCACCTGCCGCGCCATGTCGACGTAGGCCGCCTCGCTGGTCGTCACCAGGTCGGCCAGCCCGCAGTTGGTGAGCAGGCTCGCGCCGGTGCGCGAACAGTGGCGGTCGCCGGCGAGGGAGATCACCGGTACCCCCATCCAGAGCGCCTCGCAGGTCGTGGTGGTGCCGTTGTAGGGGAAGGTGTCGAGCCCGATGTCCACGCGCTGGTACTGCTCCAGGTGCTCCCGGGTGCCGGGTTGTCCCTGGTCCAGCTCGATGCGCTCGGCCGCCACCCCCTGCTCCAGGAACTGCTCCAGGATGCGCTGGCGCACCCCCCGGTCCGCCAGCGGCTTCGCCTTCAGGAGCAGGCGCGAGTCGCCGACGGCGCGCAGCACGCGGCTCCAGAGCGCGATCACCTCCGGGGTCACCTTGGAGAGGTTGTTGAACGAGCCGAAGGTGATGTAGCCGTTGGCGCCGCAGGGGGGAGGGGCGATCTCCGGGGCCTCGGCAGGGGGGGCGTAGCAGCAGAAGGAGCGGGGAGCCTGAGCAGCACCTCGCTGTGCAGGCGGTCTTCGATCCCGGGGGGGTCGGCGAGCGCATCGGTGATGCGGTAGTCCATCTCCTTCAGCCCGGTAGTGTCGGGGTAGCCGATCCAGGTGACCTGGATGGGGGCGGGACGATGACAGAAGACGGGGAGCCGGCTGCCGGAGGTGTGCCCGGCCAGGTCGACGAGGATGTCGATGCCGTCGCCGGCGATGAGGGCCGCGGCGTTGTGGTCGGCCATGCCGTGGATGTCGCGCCACTGATCGCAAAGTTCCCTGAGGCGCCCGGTGGTCGCATCGGGAG
Encoded here:
- a CDS encoding tetratricopeptide repeat protein; translated protein: MQSRDELKQALAENRVERADELCREQLRETPEDVDLLTLSGVLARLLDRPDQALEAFSRAATLDPAQAELHNNLGVILEDLGRFEEAQQRYRAALELKPDYPEAMGNLGNALLKLGRLDEAVARFCDAIALDPGYGNAYYHLGHALRAQGEWQGAARCYRKVVDLQPDHLKGWVNLGGSLLALNDFEEALAALRMALSLDHDSVDAHWNLALVLLALGEYREGWREYQWRLKDPAGGFSAGVPGRQMWDGSPLAGRTLLVRAEQGFGDAIQFFRYARLLARRGEKVVLECRRELLPLFAAQGDPMLLCAAGDAPPPFDTFTYLMSLPHLLGTTLESIPPQGAPLRADAALRELWREQAAKGPGLKVGVVWAGSAGYKRDRYRSLPARALAPLASLPGVTLFNLQLGAAAEDLAILSAAGTVIDLTPALKDFAHTAALIDNLDLVVSVDTAVAHLAAAMGKPVHLLLPFSCDWRWLHGRSDSPWYPSVTLHRQPAPGEWQPVVDSVRGRIAALCGGGGQDPNLLFREANRLRMQGDTDGAVTLYRALLARLPECAEVYNNLGLALQDQGLWAEAEASYRRAMELKPQLADAYNNLGTLLVGRAEHDDAEPLFRRAVALDPAYLPAYVNLGSCLQVLEEPAQAVDLYRHAIALDPGYLEARINLGTAWQDLMQPQQAIETYRELLRLAPEHPEAHWNLALSLLSVGDFQEGWREYEWRLAGCQPELAVPLWRGEELSGRTILLQCEQGLGDTLQFIRYAPLVAQRGGRVVVRCQIPALKPLLARVPGVAAVYAPADELPPCDWQVQLLSLPHLFGTTLEKMPPWRPYLFPEERRAALWSLMLEEGATLKVGLVWRGGPLPRNRACPFKEFAPLADMPGVIFYSLQLGEAPDPDLLPAVDLAPQIKDFGDTAAILAGLDLLVTVDTAAAHLAGGMGMPVWLLLPYSCDWRWFAEREDSPWYPAMRIFRQGRPGDWPGVMGRIRAALQERLSCQ
- a CDS encoding flagellin, whose translation is MATSDISLTAGMRTNLLNLQSTSKLLNRTQERLSSGKQVNSALDNPTNYFAAQNANQRASDLADRKDGMAEAVQTVSATNAGITAITGLINAAKGIAQSALSTSDTGTRSKLATQYDTIRSQIDNISSDSGYRGLNLLSSTNTLTVNFNEDASSSLNVVGFLGNASGLSLSGASGSWATNSDITTDTAKMDTAISTLRSNTQTLAANLNIITTRQNFTDSMINTLQTGADNLTLADMNQEGANMLMLQTRQSLGTTSLSMSSQAAQAVLRLF
- a CDS encoding flagellar biosynthesis repressor FlbT; this encodes MSLKITLKSNERLIVGGAVVRNGGKGTVLFIENTVPILREKDILGEKDTTTPCKRVYFTIQLMYIDEPNVPNYVKAYSELAAEILKAAPSTRSYIEQLNERIEAGNYYQALKLAKNLIEYEEELLKNAN
- the flaF gene encoding flagellar biosynthesis regulator FlaF, whose amino-acid sequence is MQTNNAIKEYVGIQKESMSGRELEASVLTKAGLMLKAVQENWDAPDREAKMLEAIKYNQKVWSFFQAELTEPNHPMPKKLREDLLNLSLFVDKRFFEVMAFPTAEKLSIVIDINFNIAAGLRTNPENAG
- a CDS encoding O-linked N-acetylglucosamine transferase family protein — encoded protein: MIALWSRVLRAVGDSRLLLKAKPLADRGVRQRILEQFLEQGVAAERIELDQGQPGTREHLEQYQRVDIGLDTFPYNGTTTTCEALWMGVPVISLAGDRHCSRTGASLLTNCGLADLVTTSEAAYVDMARQVARDRETLREFRAGARERMRRSPLLDAAGVTRELEGVLAELWATSREKLATEEI